TAACAATTTTATAAAAATATTATTTATAATTACGATTTTTCTTCCCAGATTTGAGCAAGTGTAACTATCATTTTAACAGCAGCTTCCATATCCTGAACAGCAACAAATTCTGTATATGCATGAAAATTATGGCCACCTGCAAATAAATTTGGAGTTGGAAGACCCATGTAACATAATCGCGAACCATCTGTTCCGCCTCGAATTGATGATTTAATTGGTTTTATTCCAAGTCGCTCGAGAGCTTCGACAGCATAAGCTTCAACATGTGGATGTTGATCAAGAATATATTTCATATTTCTATATTGCTCAATAACTTCGAAATTAAATGAAGAATTTGGAAAATACTCTATAGCTTTATTGCATAAATTTTTGAGTAATTCCTCATACTCTTTCAATTTTTGTGCATCAAAATCTCTTATTATAAATTTTATTGTTGTTTGTGTTTCATTCCCATTAATCGAAGTTGGATGTACATAACCTTCTCTTTTTTCTGTTGTCTCGGGAGAAAGTGTATCTTTAGGAAGTAATTCCAGAAACTTTGCTGCAACTTTAATCGAATTAATCATCTTTCCTTTAGCATATCCTGGATGAACATTTTTTCCATTAAATTTTATTACAACAGCATCAGCACTAAAAGTTTCCGTTTCAACTTCTCCTCGCGTACCTCCATCAATTGTATAAGCATACTTAGCACCAAATTTTTTTACATCAAATTTTTCTGTGCCTCTTCCAACTTCTTCATCCGGTGTAAAACATACACGTATTTTACCATGTTTTATCTCAGGATGAGTTATAAGATAATTCATAGCATCAATAATCTCTGCAATACCTGCTTTATCATCAGCTCCTAAGAGAGTTGTACCATCACTTGTAACTATATCATATCCTATCATTTCTTTAAGAACAGGATTACTTTCTACATCTATAACTTTTGTATTATCTCCAGGCAATACAATATTTCCACCCTGATAGTTTTTATGAATAACTGGATTAACATTTTTTCCACTTACTGCTGGAGAAGTATCTACATGAGCAATAAATCCAATTACCGGAACATCTTTTTCTGTATTTGATGGAAGTGTAGCAGTTACATATCCATATTCATCCATTTCAACTTCCTGCATACCAATTTGTTTTAGTTCTTCTACAAGTAATCTCGATAATTCTAATTGTTTGGGATCACTTGGAAATGTTTTGGAATCTTCATCAGATGTTGTTTCTATTTTTACATATTTAAGAAACCGATCCAATACTGTAAACTTATAATTGTTATCAAACATATTTACCTCTATAATGATTTTATTTGTAAATGAAAGTTAATAGAAAATTCAGATGCTTTTCAATTAATTTTTTGTTTTAATAATATTCATGGTTACTGCTGGTAAGTAACATGTTTAACTCTAAAATTAATTGTAAACGGTTATTTGAAAATGTAATTTTGTATATACTTTATTTTCACTAAAATATAAATAGAAATTATAATGAACACAGTTGAACTTATACGAAAAAAAAGAGATGGCAAGCAATTATCGAAAGAAGAAATTGAATATCTTGTAACAAACTTTACAAAAGGAAAAATCCCAGATTATCAATTCTCTGCTTTTTTAATGGCTGCTTTTCTGAAAGGATTGAATAAAAAAGAAACTTCATATCTTACACTTTCGATGTTAAACAGTGGCAAAGTTATTGATTTATCTTCTATTAATGGAAAAAAAATTGATAAACATTCTACAGGTGGAGTTGGCGACAAAACATCATTAATAATTACACCTATTGTAGCTGCTGCAGGAATAAACGTACCGATGATCAGTGGAAGGGGACTTGGACACACAGGTGGTACTCTTGATAAACTTGAATCGATACCGGGTTTTAAAACCAACCTCAACATAAATCAATATAAAAACATAATTAAAAAATGTAATGCAGTAATGATTGGCCAAACCAGAGATATAGCTCCAGCAGATAAATTAATTTATGCTCTGCGAGATGTTACTGCTACAGTTGAATCCATTCCATTAATTACAGCAAGTATAATGAGTAAAAAATTAGCAGAAGGTATTGATGGTTTAGTTCTCGATGTCAAAACTGGCTCTGGAGCTTTTATGAAAAAATATAATGATGCTTTAAGATTAGCCAATTCGCTTATAGAAACTGCAAAATCATTTAATAAAAAAGTAATTGCATTTGTAACTGATATGAATCAACCTTTAGGAAATTATATAGGAAACTGGCTTGAAGTTTATGAATCAATAAAAATTTTGCAGGGTGAAAAAATAGATGATTTACTCGAACTTAGCTTAAATCTTTCTGGTGCTATGATTTATTTAGGAAACAGAGCTTCTTCATTAAACGAAGGAAAAGAGATAGCTCTGGAAATGATTTCGAGTGGCAAAGCATTTAATAAATTTTTAGAAATTGTTAAACTTCAAGGTGGAGATGTATTTTATTTAAAACATCCTGAAAAATATCCGAAAGCAAAATATCATGAGAAAATTTATTCTGAAAAATCTGGTTATGTACAAAGTATAGATACTTATCAATTAGGAATTATTTCTTCTGAACTTGGTGCAGGGAGAATTACTAAAGAAGATAAAATCGATCCAAAAGCTGGAATTATTTTTTATCCCAAAATTGGAAGTAAAATCAAAAAAGGAGAATTAATTGCAGAAATATTTACAGATAGAAAAGAAAATATAGAAGATGCAAAAACAAAAATTTTATCTTCACTCAAATTATCAAATAACAATTTCCCAAAAATTAAACTTATTAAAAAGATTTTGAGTTAATAATTAAAAGTGCTGGAATAAAATGATAACACCAGTAAAAATAAAATTACATCAACAAGATTATCTTGAAATAGAATGGAATAACGGTAAGATCTATAAATATCCATTAAAATTTTTACGTGATGAATCACCAGATGCCGGTAATAAAGGAGAAACAATTTTATGGAAACATTATCCACCTCCATCTCGAGAACCAGATAGACCCGGAAAATACGAAATCGAAAAAATTGAACTTGTTGGTAATTATGCAATTCAAATTACATGGAAAGATGGCCATAATTATGGAATTTATTCGTGGGATTTACTTCTAAAGTATGGAGAATACCTTGAGGTTAGAGACAATCTACATCAAGATCTTGAACATCATCATTAGAAAATAAAAAGCCTGAGTAACAAACTCAGGCTGATAATTAATTATAAACCTAAAATTTTCTTTATGTGATTTTCATACGTAACTTTTGGAACTAAACCTTCGTAGCTTGCAACAATTTTTCCTTCTTTATCAATTACAAAAGTCGTTGGTATTGCTCTAATTCCACCATATTGCATATAAACATTTTGATTCCCATAAACAACAGGGTAATTAATACCTTTCTCTTTAATAAACGGAATAACTTCTGGTTTTGTATCAGTATCTACAGAAACTCCGATTATTTCAACTCCTTTTGAGCCATACTTTTTCTTTATATCAATTAAATCAGGAATTCCTTTTCTACATGGTGGACACCAGGTAGCCCAGAAATCTATTATTACAACTTTACCTCTGTAATCGGATAATCTTAAAACTTTGCCATCGGTAGTTGGTAAAGCAAAATCGGGAGCCAGTACACTATTTCTTTGAGCAGCAGGAACATAGTTTGGTGGATACGGTCCTCTCTCGGGTTCGTTACCACTATTATTTACAACAAACAGTACAAGTATCAAACCAATAAAAAATCCAGTGTAAATCCAGCTACGTTGTTTTTTAGTTAAACCTTTTGGTGCGTTTATTTTTTGCTGTTTCATTTTTCACCCTGTTTTATTCTAATTATATAAATTTAAGCAACGCTCAGTTAAAAATTCATTATATATTACTATTTCTTTTCCAGCAAAGATAAGAACATATTATTCAATTCTTCAACAAAGATATTTATCTCCTCATCAGAAAATCCTTTTTCTTTTGCAGCGGTTTCCAGAGTTCCCCATATTGGTTCGCCACATTGCAGGCATCTTATACCTTTTTCCATTAAATAAGTTACAGATGCTGGAAAAAGTTCTACTAAATCTTCGATATAAATTTCTTTAGTTATTTTTTGATTGTTCATTGTCTTTCTTTTTGTTTGGTAATATCCAGATTAATCCAATTAATGCTCCATATAAAGTTGATATATATGGATTTCCACTTATTGGGCATGCACCATTATAACATCCAATAAAATAATAATAAGCATAACCAAGCAGAGCACCAATTAATACTGGCAAAGATTTTTTTATAATTGTTTTTTTATTCATTATACACTGACAATATTTAATGCTTCTTTAACTTTATCAAGAACCATATATTCTGGAGCTGCTCCTTCGATAAATGTGTTTTCGTTAATAACAGTTCTTGGAACACCACGAACATTATACTTATATGAAAGATGTGGAAATTCTGTTGCTTCAATCATATCACTTTTAATTTTATCATTCAAATAAGCAAATTTATGAGCAGTTATTACAGCCTGTGGACAATATGGACAGGTTGGAGTTACAAATACCTGCATATGAACATCGGCATTAATTTTTTTAACTTCTTCTTCAAAATCTTTTGAAAATCCTGTGTTGCCAGTTCCAATTAATTTTATATCTTCAAGAAGAGAAGCAAATTCATAACCGCTTGGAATTCCATAAAATTTAATTCCATAGTCTTTATCATTTTCATCGAGTAAAACTGTAGCTGGAATTTTATCAACACCATATTTAGCTGCTTCTTCTTTATCAATTACAAAATTTTTTACATCGAGCGAAAGTTTATCTGAAATTTCTACAAGTTCAGAAAGAATTGCTTTTGTTTCTCTGCAATACTGGCATTCAAGTTCTTGAGTAAAGTATACAAGCTTTACATTTTTAGTTAATACCGAAAGCACTTTTTTAAGTTCAGCTTTCAATTGTTCATCTATGTACATTTTTACCTCTTAATTAAATTTTCAAACTATATGATGAAATAATATCAAAAAGGGTTCAAATAAATTTTTACTTTTTGCCTTTTCCCCATTCAAGTACCTCAATTTTTACCTTTGCTAAACCAGCCTCTACAAAATCCAATGCTTTTGCAGCTGCAAGTGAAAGATCGATAATTCTATCATCATATTTAGGCATTCTATCATTTATTCTTAAAATCACTTTTTTATTATTTGAAAGATTTGTAACACGAACAATAGTATTCATTGGATAAACAGGATGTGCTGCAGAAATTTTGTTCATATCATAAATTTCTCCACCATAAGTAATTCTACCATGATATTTATCTGCATAAAAAGATGCTATCCCATAAACAGTCTCGAGAGATGAATAATTTTCATAAGCTGAAAAATCTTCGGAATTTTTTAGTTCTTCGTTTTTGTAATTGTTTGATGTAAATCGTGGTACAGACGAACATCCAGTAAAGATTATTATAATGATTGTGATTATAAATAATCGTAATTTTATCATAAATCAATGAAATAAGTTTGTAAAAGATAATTAAAAATATTTATTGTTATGAATTTTACAATGATAAACTTCTGGAATTATATATTTATTGCTGCAACGGCTGTTTCTGCACTCGGTCTTATTTTTATTATATATTCACGATCAACACATAATATTACTTCCAAATTATTTATTGTTACTTTAACACTGGTAATAGGTTATTTAATTTCTCATACAGTTCATTTTGTTTTGATGCCTTCTCATGATGTAACTTTATTTGATAAATCATGTCATTCTTTTCTTTTAATGATACTTTTATTAATAACTTTCTTAACCTTCAGTTTTCCTTATCCACAAAAAATTGGTATAATCAGTGGTTTGTCGATTATCATTCCTTCTATTATCATAATAATTCTCTTATGGAGCGAGAATTTAATTTATGTATCTTATGCACACAAAGAACATTTTACTGCACATTTTACATCTCTTTATATTTTCTATGTAATCTGGTACTTATTACTCATCATCATAAATATCATTTTGCTTATAATAAAATATAAAAAATACAACGATACAGAAATTAAAAAACAATTACTTCTTTATTTGTTTGGATTAATAATAACAAATACTACTACTTTTGTCTTTGGTATTTTACTTCCCTGGATTCTTGGCTTTTACTATCTCGTAGAAATAAGTCCTCTTGCATTTTTAATTGGTTTTATATTTTTTACATCAATTGCAATTGGCAAATACAATTTACTCCCGGCAACTGCACAAAAAGTTAATGCTCTTAGTTTAAACAAAAAAATATTGTTTGCAGCTCTTGTTCTTATCCCAATTATAATTTTATTAATATTAATTCCCTTAAGCAGAGTATTTTTCAGGATTGATACTTATCATAGTCTCATAAATTTTTTTGTGAACAGCATTTTTATAGGTCTGGCAGTAAGTTTAATTTTATCGTTTATTGTTTCAAGAATAATAACACATCCAATCTCATTGTTAAAAGAAAAAGTATTACAGATTGAAAGTGGTAATTATGATGTAAAGGTTGAAATAAACTCTGCAGATGAAATTGGAGAATTAGCAAATGCTTTCAACAAAATGGCAAATACACTAAATAAACATCGAAATGAATTAATCCAGCGGGAAGAAAGAATCTTAGTACTTTTGAATGCTTTCGAAAAATCTCCTGCTGCAATTGCAATCGTTGATAACAATTTTCAGCTAATAGAAGCAAATGCAAAATTTTTTGATTTAACTGGAACACAAAAAAATATAAATCATAGCCAGAAAATTAATGAGCTTCAATTTCATAATAATCAGGAACTATTTGATCGAATTATAAACGAAGTAAATAATAAAGGCTTTTATTCAGGTGAATTGAAAGTAACAAATAAAGAAGGAAATAAAATTGATTTATTGCTTTCCATTACAAAAATTCTATCTAATAATAACTCAAAAGGTTATTTATTTGTTGAAATAGATATAACAGAAAAAAAGAAAATGGAAGCAGAAATTTCGAGAGCTGAAAAGCTTTCTGTACTCGGAAAAATGTCTGCTATTCTTGCACACGAAATTAAAACTCCACTCACATCCATAAAAATGAATGTTGATATGCTCGCACAATCTTTACAATTAAATCAATACGATAAAGAGTCTTTTGAGATAATTAAAAAAGAAACGAACAGATTAACCAATCTTGTAAAAGAAGTATTGCAATTTTCACGAACATCGGATCTAATGCTTTCAAAAATTAAACTTCATCATTTTATAGACGAAGTATTTCAACTTGCCAGAGCCAATGTTTCCAATAAACAAATTACTTTTACCAATAAAACTGATGATATATACTTGAGAGTAGATCCAGATAAATTCAAGCAAGTTTTATTAAATTTAATCCAAAACTCTATTGATGCAATTGAAACACACGGAAAAATTGAAATAAGCTCAATGCAAAATGAATCATCAGTTTCTATCTATTTTAAAGATGACGGAACTGGAATAAGTGAACCAGA
This is a stretch of genomic DNA from Rosettibacter firmus. It encodes these proteins:
- the pepT gene encoding peptidase T, with translation MFDNNYKFTVLDRFLKYVKIETTSDEDSKTFPSDPKQLELSRLLVEELKQIGMQEVEMDEYGYVTATLPSNTEKDVPVIGFIAHVDTSPAVSGKNVNPVIHKNYQGGNIVLPGDNTKVIDVESNPVLKEMIGYDIVTSDGTTLLGADDKAGIAEIIDAMNYLITHPEIKHGKIRVCFTPDEEVGRGTEKFDVKKFGAKYAYTIDGGTRGEVETETFSADAVVIKFNGKNVHPGYAKGKMINSIKVAAKFLELLPKDTLSPETTEKREGYVHPTSINGNETQTTIKFIIRDFDAQKLKEYEELLKNLCNKAIEYFPNSSFNFEVIEQYRNMKYILDQHPHVEAYAVEALERLGIKPIKSSIRGGTDGSRLCYMGLPTPNLFAGGHNFHAYTEFVAVQDMEAAVKMIVTLAQIWEEKS
- a CDS encoding thymidine phosphorylase, producing MNTVELIRKKRDGKQLSKEEIEYLVTNFTKGKIPDYQFSAFLMAAFLKGLNKKETSYLTLSMLNSGKVIDLSSINGKKIDKHSTGGVGDKTSLIITPIVAAAGINVPMISGRGLGHTGGTLDKLESIPGFKTNLNINQYKNIIKKCNAVMIGQTRDIAPADKLIYALRDVTATVESIPLITASIMSKKLAEGIDGLVLDVKTGSGAFMKKYNDALRLANSLIETAKSFNKKVIAFVTDMNQPLGNYIGNWLEVYESIKILQGEKIDDLLELSLNLSGAMIYLGNRASSLNEGKEIALEMISSGKAFNKFLEIVKLQGGDVFYLKHPEKYPKAKYHEKIYSEKSGYVQSIDTYQLGIISSELGAGRITKEDKIDPKAGIIFYPKIGSKIKKGELIAEIFTDRKENIEDAKTKILSSLKLSNNNFPKIKLIKKILS
- a CDS encoding DUF971 domain-containing protein translates to MITPVKIKLHQQDYLEIEWNNGKIYKYPLKFLRDESPDAGNKGETILWKHYPPPSREPDRPGKYEIEKIELVGNYAIQITWKDGHNYGIYSWDLLLKYGEYLEVRDNLHQDLEHHH
- a CDS encoding peroxiredoxin family protein, giving the protein MKQQKINAPKGLTKKQRSWIYTGFFIGLILVLFVVNNSGNEPERGPYPPNYVPAAQRNSVLAPDFALPTTDGKVLRLSDYRGKVVIIDFWATWCPPCRKGIPDLIDIKKKYGSKGVEIIGVSVDTDTKPEVIPFIKEKGINYPVVYGNQNVYMQYGGIRAIPTTFVIDKEGKIVASYEGLVPKVTYENHIKKILGL
- a CDS encoding DUF1858 domain-containing protein yields the protein MNNQKITKEIYIEDLVELFPASVTYLMEKGIRCLQCGEPIWGTLETAAKEKGFSDEEINIFVEELNNMFLSLLEKK
- a CDS encoding DUF6132 family protein codes for the protein MNKKTIIKKSLPVLIGALLGYAYYYFIGCYNGACPISGNPYISTLYGALIGLIWILPNKKKDNEQSKNN
- the pdo gene encoding protein disulfide oxidoreductase, with the translated sequence MYIDEQLKAELKKVLSVLTKNVKLVYFTQELECQYCRETKAILSELVEISDKLSLDVKNFVIDKEEAAKYGVDKIPATVLLDENDKDYGIKFYGIPSGYEFASLLEDIKLIGTGNTGFSKDFEEEVKKINADVHMQVFVTPTCPYCPQAVITAHKFAYLNDKIKSDMIEATEFPHLSYKYNVRGVPRTVINENTFIEGAAPEYMVLDKVKEALNIVSV
- a CDS encoding septal ring lytic transglycosylase RlpA family protein; translated protein: MIKLRLFIITIIIIIFTGCSSVPRFTSNNYKNEELKNSEDFSAYENYSSLETVYGIASFYADKYHGRITYGGEIYDMNKISAAHPVYPMNTIVRVTNLSNNKKVILRINDRMPKYDDRIIDLSLAAAKALDFVEAGLAKVKIEVLEWGKGKK
- a CDS encoding sensor histidine kinase, with protein sequence MINFWNYIFIAATAVSALGLIFIIYSRSTHNITSKLFIVTLTLVIGYLISHTVHFVLMPSHDVTLFDKSCHSFLLMILLLITFLTFSFPYPQKIGIISGLSIIIPSIIIIILLWSENLIYVSYAHKEHFTAHFTSLYIFYVIWYLLLIIINIILLIIKYKKYNDTEIKKQLLLYLFGLIITNTTTFVFGILLPWILGFYYLVEISPLAFLIGFIFFTSIAIGKYNLLPATAQKVNALSLNKKILFAALVLIPIIILLILIPLSRVFFRIDTYHSLINFFVNSIFIGLAVSLILSFIVSRIITHPISLLKEKVLQIESGNYDVKVEINSADEIGELANAFNKMANTLNKHRNELIQREERILVLLNAFEKSPAAIAIVDNNFQLIEANAKFFDLTGTQKNINHSQKINELQFHNNQELFDRIINEVNNKGFYSGELKVTNKEGNKIDLLLSITKILSNNNSKGYLFVEIDITEKKKMEAEISRAEKLSVLGKMSAILAHEIKTPLTSIKMNVDMLAQSLQLNQYDKESFEIIKKETNRLTNLVKEVLQFSRTSDLMLSKIKLHHFIDEVFQLARANVSNKQITFTNKTDDIYLRVDPDKFKQVLLNLIQNSIDAIETHGKIEISSMQNESSVSIYFKDDGTGISEPEKIFDPFFTTKSSGTGLGLSVSQRIIEQHKGSLKLISSRKGETIFEINLPLNDSQD